DNA from Drosophila suzukii chromosome 2R, CBGP_Dsuzu_IsoJpt1.0, whole genome shotgun sequence:
ACTACCAAATTGAAGGCACAGACGGATAGCGGTAAACTacgtttttgaaataaactttattttaattttagctTCCGAATCAATGTTGTGACTAGCGCTgtaatttataagttttaaaacttgtagcgttaggaagcctaaaacaataaataataaaataataaataattacatttGGCGTTGCGGAGCACGCTTAAAAACTTTgtcttttttcttttcttctttCGCTTCTGGCGGTTCTAGAGATGGttcttaaaattataaatgagGTCGACATTTCTTATATCGATACATCGAGAATTATCGAGTGCTTATACATAAcacaagaaattaaaaattaaatttaaattatggcGGCAACAGCACTCGCCCCAGCCACTTCTGCGATGAGCCTAGACAGGAGTTCCGCCCCACACAGTTCCAGCTTGGGCACAGTGAGggggctacccttgactttaAGCAAAGCAATTGAGATCGGTTGTTGCAAACGATGTAGACACAGGCACATACCATATGCTTCTATGCTGGCATCAGAAAATCCATGAATTTCACTCTCAGAGTTTGGAGAAAGAAGCAGCCGAGGAAATTAAGTATGCCTAATCTGCCCAAAACTCGTGCATATAGCACTGCATTCCGTATTCTGTGACTCAAGAAGGCTTTCATCCCAGGATATCTTCTTCTTGCACTGTTGCTGaaggaaaattttcgattttgtaTCGTAAAATCGCGTAATTGCGGACAGGACAGATCGCCTGCAGGGGCTTGAAGATGActgtaagaccgaaaaggaaaacaatagtTGGTCAGAAACTGGATCCCAAGCGAGACCTAGGGTTTTTGCAAAATGagtgccatcatcaaacttcaaataagattccttatccttgtctgcaactccatccaaaacagctGAGACCTTtaagcaccactttctaagcattctattttcccttggctatacattttgatgcctgatccataatgatgactgcctcttccttCGATTTGGCTCCAGGTATCATATCATCCACAGAAAAATCGCGACGATtgacctcagccccaagcggaaacgctgtatgctcgtctgctgacaactgatgcatagctcgcacaTACGCATAgcttcgtgccataagtaacggtgtctagcttaaTCACCCGCAGTTGGTTATGGGGGCATCCCGCCagaaaatgcattgcaaatggctgtcctTAGGCTGAACCCTAATacaacggtacattttgcaaatgtctcctgagattgctactgggtgtgaaAGAAACCGACgaagaatctggaacagcttaggcGGAATTacagggcctgccataagaacatcgttgagagaatagcctgaggaactggccgccgtCCTAGACCGAGGTATTGATacatattgagccttcaaggctggctgacgattcaactttctctctaggcACAAGAATCTTCGACtagcttgctggtaggactctcccaagAGATCTAGATTGAGCTTGGCAGGTAgacgaacagaataatcaccagctggcaaacaAACGAAATTtgcttcacagtccaattcttccttagtagcgcgtataattggctTGGCGGAGCTTTacacttcccaaaatcgtcgaagaagatcatctaaccgatcgaaactattctctctactagcgagaagtacatcttgagacgacattaagGACGATCCATTGGAAAGGACATAAactccagaaacaacccaacccagaaGCGTCTTTTGAATTATGGGTAGTCCAGGTGGGAGCTTAATTTcgccaacgcacaacatctcgtaaaagaggctggctccgattaaaaggTCCACCCGCTGGGGAGTATAAAGCCTTGtgtcagctaactgtatatttttagGTATGTTCCAGTAGCCGgtgtcgacgttgaagctcGGCTGTCGCTCTggtatgttcggagcaatcaccgcgTAATGTTACAGATActgaagattttattttctttatttgaaGCTGctttgcgaatcgggacgttattagatgcGGTTGGGAGtccgaatcgagtagagctcaACAGGGAACAAAAACCCCggaacggttttttactaaaacgctagctgttgctaagagcacaatatcattactaaaatcttgtgcaataagagcagtcgaagtggaaggaAGTGCAGAGGCAGAGGGAAGTGCTTCTTaaagctgtgctccttctttTGAAGAAAAGGTAGGTAATGACAATAAGAAATAGAGTGACCCGCATCATTACGGACAATATAGATCCATTGGGTATTTTGATACATCCCaccatggcgaaatccatagtctccaacgtcctgcatcgctgctctAGATATGATtccattgactcccacgttGGAATTAAgttgacgaaggcagggtcctataaacgctcttcccactttgccttACTTGCCGGATTCAACTTTTGGAACAGGACTTAGACGGTTATTAAATCTATTTTGCAGCAAATCcaaagcaattgcgtagttggcATCCGATATTTCCATCaagcgaatagtttccaacgcagcgtccctcaggcataatcgtagatgctgcaacttttctacgttggtgaggtccaTTTGCATAACttccagcgaattttggaagctcaAGTGGGGGCAGCAATTTTGCCCTATGccgaggctgacgctgctgggggccgaaaactctcggagtgatgccgtcagcaaaagttgagtgtgaaagaagctgtgaggcgcgctttgaaatttcgactcgaaccgatgacttcagaattacgagaatgtcatcaatTTTCTCACTcaaatcactttcaatttccttgaaatccaattcttcgagctcaccgagaacctctttaaataattcttgaagctcatcaatcaacttTAATCTCACATGAAGACCagattcgtcgcatgaagttaatgccgcacttgatagggaatccactaaaAGCTCCgctctattaaataaagcagatgccttgcgctttaaaaatattgccctgaTTGCATaagcggtaacatctccaaaggttcccgtaggcatggctacgACAAAAACAAGAAACTCAGCAGACAAAATGCCGAAATTCGGTtccagcgggaagatgagcgcaaaaCAAACGAGGGAATAAACAGCTTGTTTCTTGGCTatgccttgcgctttaaaaatattgccctgaTTGCATaagcggtaacatctccaaaggttcccgtaggcatggctacgacaaaaacaacaaacccAGCAGACAAAATGCCTAAATTCGGTtccagcgggaagatgagcgcaaaaCAAACGAGGGAATAAACAGCTTGTTtcttggctatgtacgctcCTATGTGTAACTGATTTTGCACCTTATATGcaaatttccgcaatcaccaactgctatttatttataacgctcactgcatttaaggctTTATGATTTGTTGCtccgccaatgcaccgcagccaCAAGAacgaaaaagtcaataaatcgacttatatgatttgaacttagtattatttatgtaCAAATCActtcggggtcaccaatgttgaactaaaAAGCtcttttattagttattgcaaaattaaaaaatacgaaatgTTGGGTTGCTTTATGCTTgctaacaatttattagcgaaagggagtacagcaggcgagacgagagtgcgtttaatgtcgagatcagtattcgtactgattttacaaagggacagttagctgggcccaagaatgcaaTTTCACAAAAATGAGAgagcaattaatataagagatcaaATTAAGATGTTATTTAGCAGCAAAATTTTAAGCTATATTAgcttattttgaaaaaaatttctttaacCAATTGTATAGGAAATTTCTATGTAAAATGGCGAGGGAAATTCAGGAGGTCAGGCCCGAAAAAATGAGATCCATGAATTTCCCTCGCCTTTTTCCATAGGATTTTCCTATGTAAAGTGGTCGCAAACATTTCAGCACAAGCTGACTTTTTCCGGCCTTTTGGAGGTGCTGAAAATTTTAGATAGCCATAATAAAAGCGAATGAACTTTCTCCATAATGGGGATGTGAAACCTGCAGAATCGGCTGCAGGAATAATGTACATTATTCCTATGGACAGGTACGACTGAGAAGCCACAATCGAAACCGGGCCAACGCCAaacttcgttagcgaagaactGACGGACAAtcttgctgctctaggaagaattacaaggacgagacggcaagttaggttggcagacggaagcgGAGGTCAGCTCAaagtggaggtcaaattcagCAACAAAGATCTGACCGTGAACCGTTAATCTTACCaggggatggaacttccttaCACGAGTTGGAATCGATCATTATACCAGCCAGGacccgacacaatggatgtcTCAAGGAGAAGCTATCGGTAGCAGTCTTTCAACAGACAAGCGATGTGAACGATACTACAACTTCCTATAAGGAGAGCAAGCAGACTTCAACACCACGACGGGAACGtaagatcaaaatgaaggatgacaagccaatcaagcaaagatactatcccaagaacccaaaaatccaAGGAGAGATCAttgcaaaggtggacgagagccatacagctcccccatcgtgatggtgaaaaagaagaaagGCAAGTGGAGGctgtgcgtcgactttagAAAGATCACTGCGAAGTCTGAAAAGGATGCCTACTCGAAGATTCACACTAACTACATCCTGGAACAACTGAAGGAAGGGCGGTACATCAGTAGTTTGGttctgaaggatggatactgggaGATCTCACTGGATGAAAGCAGCAGGCAGTACACGGCTTTCACAGTACCGGGCAAAGGTTTGTTATAGTGGAGCGTTATGCCCTTAGGGTTTCACTCTGCGTCGGCAACCTTTCAGCGGGTTTTGGACCAAGTACACAcacattcgcttaccaggataaCGCAATTGTGATCGGACCCACGCTAGAACAACAAAAGGAAAACCTAAGAGAAGTGTTATGGCGTCTAAGGAAagcaaacctgaggctgaatccggAAAAATGACAATTTTTTAAGAAGGAACTGCTGTATCTGGGtaatcgagtgactagcgaaggatTAGGAACTGATCCGGAACAGATCGACCGGCAAAgaactccggcaataccttggagtagcgtcgtggtaccgccgatttgtactAGATACTAGGCAGTAAGTGGTAGTGGACACcggagcaccagatggcgtttgaggaagcATGCctggacttcagtagaactttcactCTACAATCAGttgccagcgactacggcatcaaAGCAATTTTGTCCCAGGATACAGAAAAAGGCCAAcaagtaatctcctactctcGCCGAACGTTGTACGGAGCGTAGAAAGCTAttcaacaacggagaaggagtgcttgcgaattgtctgggcgatccgaaagctcaagctGTATGACCCTGAAGTGGTTTAACAGCACTGAAAGTCCTTCAGGAAGAATCACCatatgggccctggagttaacgcagtacgacttcgagaTAGCGTATAGAAAGGGttagctaaacgtggtggctgACGCCTTGTCAAGGCAACCACaaccagagacgctacgagaCAACGGCGCCAATGACTTCAGAAAGTTGCAGTTGGATCGAGGACATGTGCGAAAAAACAAGTACACAGCCAAAGAAATACCCGGACTAAGTGATGGAAGGCGAAACgctttataaaaatattccacacagagcgggcagcgaagacGTCGCAACATGGAAGGTGTGCGTGCCAAAGTCGATACGGGAAACAGTATTAAgagaaaaccacgacgcacaaTAGCGGGAGACGTAGgaagcccgatactactggccaggtaTGCATAGAGACGCTGGAGCCCATTGGAGAAATTGCCAGACATGCATGAGACTTAAACCAAATAAAATGCAGGCGGCCGGCAAAATGCTACCCCAAGTGCGGAACCATGGACTACGGTGTGCGCAGACTTTGTCGGACCCCTACTTTGATCTAAGCACGGCCACCAAATGCTGTTGGTCTTTATAGATAGATTCTCGAAATGAACGGAAATAGTGCCGTGCGCTATGAGACAGCCAAGTGGCTTAAGAAAGCATATGGggataatcgcaaggtacggggtcccgaaggtggtcataatggacaacggagtgcagtttgcaagccgcatcTTCAAAAGTTTCCTGCCTGAAATGGGTATTAGACAACAATACACCGCTCGCACACGTCATAGGAGAATCCGACCGACCTGGCAAATAGAACGGACAAGACCATgatagcgcagttcgcagggcaggtgcagagaaactgggacgagaagtggccggagattatgctagcagtaaACACGGGCCTATCGGAGTCCACCGGCTATAccccggcgtttcttaccaaAGGCAGGGAGCCACGACTCCCCAGCACCCTATATGATAGGGAAACTTTAGGCACTGaccgagctacggagaccccgtAGGAAAACGCCAACAAACTGAAGGAGATCTTTGAGATCGTTCGACAAAATCTGAAAAAGGCATTCCAGGATCAAGCCaaacactacaatctgaggaggaggcaatggacgtcAGCTGTGGGTGACGTAGtatgggccaaggaacaccgcCTGTGCAAAGGGGCCGAAGGATTCGCAGcgaaactagccccgaggtacgctGATCCTTAcaaggttgtagatttcgtctctccggtgatctgcaaaatacgcCACATACATACATTGAAAGAGCGGACTATCCACGTTGGTGAGCAAGGTacctacgtcgagacgtttgggattgggacatcaggaatctccgaattgggACACAGGTAGCTAAGGTCCAGAGAGCAGCACACGGCTGATTCATGGCGGTTTGTTTCTTACTTTGTCGCAACCACACCCTGGCACATCGCCCGTCGGATCCGTCGGAGTCGAGCAATAGAGTCCTGCGACGAGGAACCGTGAACTCGAGGGGAAAGTTGTCTAGACCCAGTGTGCCTTGTCCGACTGAGCAGGACCTGGCGCGAGGGACGAGCGGTCGATCGATTTGTagtttcaagaggcgttgtcctgaAGAGCCCAACGATTCAGCAAGTCCAAGAACGGCTATCGTCCAAGACCTCAAGGGCCAGAGACCACGATACATCGAGCAAGACACGGAGCAGAGCAGACGACATCGGCAGCGACATCATTAGACATCACCAACAGCCACGACACTATCGCCGCGAAGAACTCATTGAGGAGCGCAGGAACGTCACGTACGTCAAGCAATAGGGTGAGGCtggggtggaacgttcgtctgcgataggcgtaaagcgaagtggactgctaggcagcttcctggcgtcacccttgactgtcagcgcgaactgagcaagagcCTAGAGGGACCgaccgggacagagcaagggacaggtggTCATTGTCTCGAAAGACGTTgccctggagagcaaggcacCTGTTCACCGTAGTCTAAGAACGGTAACGAttccctaagcccgcaagGCCGATCTCTCTGCGGATCCAAGGTGCGACAAGCGGACTCGGACCATGCCGAGACACAGGAAGTAGTCAGCGATCACCGAGTCAACGCGCAAACGATCTAAGACGGGCAGTATCACGGCTAATAGAACCAGCGCGGGACGACACCGAGACCAACCGAGGCACCCACCGCTATAACAAGTAAAACGAAAATAATCCTACTGTTATCCtttgaattctgtgctttctcactgatctacaaCTACATTTTCTTTGGATTGTTGATAACCATTTCGGACCCTTCCACCATAATTCACAGGTGGTCAGGTGGGGCTAGAACTAATTCCACTAGATGCTAAGTCTAAAGGTTTTTCTACAGACTTAAAATGGTTCCATTCGGTATTCCTTAATTTTCGAATGTCATCCGTTCTTCGCCTAATGAACTTGACCTTAATATCACCATTTCTTATCCATACTAAAGTGATAGTGGAATAACTCCAAGCATAGATATCTACCTTAGTATCAATGGATTAAATAATTCGTTTGATCAATTTTGATTGGACTATTTCTACTTTAGCTGGCTGTTACGTTTACATAATTCCCTACCCTAGCATATACTACTGCTGCATATGCCTTCTCGGAAACAAGTCCATGAAGCTGTATTATTGAACCATTTTTGAACTAATCCATCGGGGGACTCGAATCTTTTCTAAAAGCAATACATTTTCTTTATAACTTACCCAATAATCTTTTTCTTTCTTGGATAATTCTTGATCCCATTCACTCTTATTTATCCATAGAGTTGAACTAAAAAGTTTTCCTAAAATCACAGGAGCCAGCCAACAGGTCATATATTTCTGATAATGTTGGTAGCACTATccttttgtttgtctattatGACTCCCCGCAATTTACATGAAACTTAAATAAATCCTTTTGTGACTTTCATCGAAGCCCCACGTTTTTTACGCTCTCATTTTCAACATGAATGACAACTTTATTATCTCCGGTGCCTGTTATCTCCCTACAGTCTGCATTAGTTTTAAGGTGGTGGAAATCCATTTCCTTAAATTCAGACCCACTTTTTGTAATTCTTGTGAAATTAATTGAATAAAGTTATTGCCATCTTCTATAGAATCAGCCCCAGTCATTAGGTCACCCATGTAGAAATCACTCCTTATTATTTTAcgtacatttttatacccgttacttgcAGAGTAAAAGGGGTATACTAGATGCGTCGGAaattatgtaacaggcagaaggaagcgtttccgataatgtatatataatcttgatcaggatcactacccgagtcgatctatgtctgtctgtccgtccctatgaacgctgagatctttgaaactataagagctaggctattgagacttggcatccagattcctgagctttttgCGCAGCGCATGtgtgtttcagcagggtgccacgcccattctaacgcccacaagccgcccaaaacagtggctcctacagttttgatgccaGAATAAAAGTTGTAACTGAAATGCcttgctctcatcaatacctatcgattgacccaaaaaaagtttgccacgtccacactaacgcccacaaaccgcccacaaacttcaacaaagcgtaaatatgaacgcggatatctcggttATCTCTATGTAGCGGCCATATGCTTCTTCTTGCTGTAAAGCTTTAGTGAGTTGACGTGAGGCATGTCTTAAGCTTCACCTAGCAGGTGGCGATCTGTGGAATTGCCACTCTCGACGTGAGCGTCGCTTTTCGACGAGCTGTTCGATTTGTAGATTTTTCTTCTTTTGGTTGCATTGTGTATTTGTAGATTGTCCTCGTCAAGTTCAGTCCGACAATGGACGTCGGCCCTGCCACCTTGCTTTCCCGAGACCTTCTGCAAGCCGTTAAAGAGTCTGTGACTGATGCGTACAGTCCTCAGCAGCTGAACTGGCAATTTATTCCGCCTGGGTCAACCCATATGGGAGCCTGTGGAAAGCTATTGTCAAGAGCCTCAAGACTTTATTTTTGAAATCAACAGCTACGCGAAAGTATACTTTTGAATAGCTTTCGACCCTCCTAGGGCTTGTCTGAACTCCAGACCTCTATCTCCCATGTCAGAAGATCGTACCAATGTGCTAGCGTTGACACACGGTGATTATTTTGTCGGCGGACCTTTTTTGTTCATAGTGGAACCCAAAGTAAAGGGAGAGTCCAAATTTATTATAGTCCGGTGGCAACACTTAAAGGCTTTCCATCATCAATTCCGTGGGCGATGaaaggatgagtaccttaaaGAGCTCCACAAGCGGAACAAGTAAGTCCTACATAAAATCTAGGTGTCGGTGACATGTTCGTCATTAAGGACgacaatttgccctcaaatgagtggcgactcggtAGAATATTCGACACCGCCGCAATCATCGACCTGTGCACCTCGACGAGCTCCATGGATGCATCCGTGGCCTCCGCGTATCCCTTGCCGACAACCAATGCGGGAGATGAAGGGATCCGCACGGCGACAACTAGATCGAAGTTCGACGAGGCgatcaagctggaggtggtcctcaagatcgcGCCTAAGGTGTGGATCCGTACTCCTATCCGAGCGCTAAGTGAGAGCGTGGTCGAGAAGTTTTGGGAGCTACCGCTCGCAGATGAGCGGTTCAATCGGCCAGCAACCATTTCCCTTATCCTTGGCGATGACGTCTACCCCAAGGCCATTCagccgggcttccacatggtcgacgagggactgccagtGGCCCAaaagacggtgttcgggtggatcctctCCGGCACCTGCACACAAGTTTAAGGCGTAGACGACTGGCCGGGTCTCTCCTTTTTTACAACGCGagcgattgcaagggggcggaatgttcaggcgTAGTGTACAGCGAATCTGGACCATGGCATCGCTATCACATTGCACCGCTCTCCCAGTgaaccgctctcccgctctgttcccatcggacagacggacatggctagatcgactcggctagtgatcctgatcaagaatatatatactttatggggtcggaaacgcttccttctgcctgttacatactttccgatgaatctagtatacccttttactctacgagtaaaggGTAAACAAAAAAAGTAAGGATGCCTTGTTGTTTATTTCAGATATCTTAACAATATtacaaattaatataaaaactttttgccTTGGTTGACCtagaaattagaaaaaaattaaaaactgaATACATTTTGTTCCACAAAAGTGATGATACATTTAAGAATAATCGCACTCGTATCTGTTCTGTTTTGACAATTTAGATATTTTAAGTTAAATTTTTctctttaaaataatattacagTCTCAAGTGCCAAACTCAGTTCCAGTTGAGGAAAAAAAAAGCGACTGAATTTGTATATGAAAGCACCAACAATGTGCTGAAACAGGTAATCTTATCTTACTCAAATTAACTTTTTCCGAAAACAAATTATGTATATGTAATATGTAAAATTTCATATATTTCATAGAGCTTGCGTTCCTTACTGCAATCGTCAGAACTGGCCCGCGATTTACTCAACAATAAAGTAAGCACAGTGTTGTCTGTGTAGTTAGGTTCCTTAGTGGTGATTGTCCCCTTGCATTCGTTTGTATTGTTGCCTTACTGTttctctttttaaaaatataagagTGATTTATGTATTGTATATTTTTCCCTTGATCGAGATTGATTTTGATTTCCTTTACCGAGGAAAGGCAAATCTCCTGTTCGataggtggaacagctttaaGGACAAAATTCTGATATATTTTAAACGGCACATCCACAACGAAGACTGCAAGCGACAACTACTTGATGTAGAACGTTGGTAAGTTTTCTGCTTAAGCAAAAAATGTTGTCATAACTAcacaattattat
Protein-coding regions in this window:
- the LOC108010962 gene encoding uncharacterized protein, yielding MFVIKDDNLPSNEWRLGRIFDTAAIIDLCTSTSSMDASVASAYPLPTTNAGDEGIRTATTRSKFDEAIKLEVVLKIAPKVWIRTPIRALSESVVEKFWELPLADERFNRPATISLILGDDVYPKAIQPGFHMVDEGLPVAQKTVFGWILSGTCTQV